The window GAAATCATCGCCCGAGGGCGCTCGGGAGGAGATTTTGCCGGAGAAATCTCGATCCCACCTACATTCGCACACAATTTCTCGCGCGAAATCCCTTCATGGCGGCCCGGAAGGCAGTTTGGCTCGCGAGCTCGAATGATTCGGGCATGAGCGCCTTGAGCTCGCTCGCGAAATGGCCTCCGCGATCCGGAGAACTCAATTCCGCACCGAGGAATGGCTTTCCGCGATCCGCAGGGCCCGATTCCGCACCGCGGAATCTCGGTCCTGGTTTCGCACGTGCGAAAGAACGCCGCGTCGCAGCTTTCGCGGGTGCGGAAATCGGGAGCGCACGCGCTCAAATGTGATCGTCGGCGCGCTCGAGGCGAACGTCACCTCGCACTGCCGACCCAGGGCCGGCCACGACCTCCTCATATGCGCGCGCACGCCGTCGTCGCCGCATGACCTCGGGGTGTCCGCGCGGCGATCGCGAGGTGTCCGCGCGGCGATCGCGAGCAATCATTCTGAGCGATCGTTCTGAGCGACCTCTGGAGCGCGAGCTCTGCTCGCCACGCGTGATTCCGCGCGCTTCGTCATCCGGACAGTGTTGGCATTCCTTTCGCAAGATCTCTTCACGTGACTGCGACGCGGAGTGAAGTCCGCGCCGCGGCCACGAGGGCAAATCCAACCAAGGAGCGACGCATGAACGCCTCGATCGAGGTGGAGGGGAGCGGTGTGCCGAGTAGCTCGGCCAACGCCGCTCCAGGGCAAGTGACCGCGGAGCCGACGGCCTCGGCCAACAGCAGTCCAAACCAGGAGCCAGTCATGAGCACGAGCGACACCAGCAGCACCGCGGAGCCGACGGCCGCGGCCACCAGCAGTCCAAACCAGGAGCAGGTCATGAACACGAGCAACACGAACCCCGTCCCCAGCAACGGTGCGCCGAACGCGTCGGCGAGCTCAGGAACCACCAACCCGGCGCCCGCGAGCGACAAGCCCGCGAGCGCCCGGAGCCGTGGTTCTGCCAAGGCGAAGAAGCCCCGGGCGCTGAACAAGGACGGCAAGCCGCGCAAGGAGTACACGCCGTTCGACCCCACCGACGTCCTCAAGGAAGGCGCCGCGGCGGTGGGCAACGCGGAGGGCATCACCGATCCCGTCATCATCAATGACGTGACCCAGGTGCGCGCCCTCATGCAGCCGATGCGCGGCCTGGCCGGCGCGATCCGCTCGGCGCGGAGCACGGCCATGGCCGAGCAAGCCACGTGGGAGGGTGACGACAAGAAGCTCGAGGCGGCGGCCCGGCCGGTGTTCGGCGTGCTGCGCGCGACCGACGACGGGCGGGTCTGGCTGGAGACCTGCAAGGCGTCCTCGTACACCGATCGCGTGTCCAACCTCAGCGCGGGGTTGGCGAGCAGCGGCTACGTGGTGCCTGACCAGCTCCTCCAGCCCATGGCGGCGGCGCTGAGCGTGGCGGAGGCGTCGAAGAAGCGCTACGACGACGCGCAGGCGGCCAAGGACAAGGCCATCGCGAGCTACTCGACCGCCAAGGCCGAGCTCGAGTCCGCGACCTCGGCGCTGAAGGGCAGCCTGGTCCGCTACAAGGCCACCCAGCGCGCCCCGAGCGCGAACGTGGTCCAGCCCGTCACCCCGCCAGCGCCGCCCCAGCTCAACGGCCCCTCGCCCGGTCCGGGCTCCAAGGCGGCGAGTAAGTCGGTCAAGCGCAACCACGCCAACGGCGTGAACGGAGTCGGCCACTGATGTGGCCAGCCTCGACGAAGGGCGCCGCGCTCGGACAGGCGGCGCCCTTCGTGTTTCTGCAGGCCCAATCGAAGCGAAGGCGCCGAAGATCGAATTCGCTAACGCGGCAAGTAGATCGCGAACGTCGCGCCCTGGCCCGGCTGCGAGAGCGCCACCACCGCGCCGTGGTGCGCCTCCACCACGCGTCGCACGACCGCGAGCCCCAGCCCGGTGCCCGCGGCGCGCGTCGTAAAGAACGGCTCGAAGATGCGCGGCAGCACCTCGGCGTGGATGCCGCGGCCCGTGTCGCGGACCTGGACCTCCACCCAGTTCTTTCCGTCCCGCGCCTCGGGTGCGGCCACCACGGTGAGCTCGCCGCCCGCGGGCATCATCGCCTGGAGCGCGTTGTCGAAGACGTTGGTGAGCGCCATGCGCAAGAGCTGGCTGTCCACCGGCACCGGCCCCAGCTCCGGCGCGACCTCGAGCTTCGTCGTCACGGGGCAGGGATCCGCCTGTGCGCGGAGCGAGGCCTGGAGCGCGTCGCGCAAGATGGGCTCCATCTCCTCCGGCACCAGGTGCGGATGGAACGGCCGCGCGAACGAGAGCAGGCTGCGCACCATCTGATCCAGCCGGCTCGCTTCCTCGGTGATGATGCCCAAAAGCATCTCTTCGAGCTCGGGCGTGGGCTGCTTCTTGATCTGGGTGAGCGAGTTGAAGATGGCGCCGAGGGGATTTCGCACCTCGTGGGCCACCACCGCGGCCAGCTCGCCCAGGGCCGCGAGGCGCTCGCGCGCCACCAGCCGGAGCTGGGCCTGATCGAGCGCCTCGAGGCTCTTCTTGAGCTCGGTGGCGAGCTTCTCGCGCTGCTGCTCCGCCTGCCGCCGCTCGGTGACGTCGATGTTCAGGCCCACGATGCCGCGAATGGCTCCCGCCTCGCGCACGGGCGAGAGCACGTTGATCATGCGCCGCTTCTCGGCGCCGACGAGCATCTCCACCTCCTCGCGGATCACCTCGCCGGCGTACGCGCGGGCATTGTTGGTGGCCCAGAGCCGCCGCGTCTCCTCGGGGATGGGCACCTGGTCCAGCCTCTTGCCCACCTGGTCGCCCCACATCTTCTTGGCCTGCGCGTTCTGGCGGACGTACTGGCCGCTCATGTCCAGCTCGAAGTAGTCGAAGGGCAGATTGTCGACGAGCGCCTCGAGCTGGGCGTCCGCCGCGCGGGTGGCGTCCTCGTGCAAGTCCGTCGTGCCCACCGCCACCGCCAGGAGCTCCTTGCCCAGCGGCCGGAGCTCGAGCCGCACCCAGCGCCAGCCGCCCTGGCTGTCGCGGAGCTGCTGATCCAGCGTGGCCGCGCGCGTGCTGAGCGCCGCGCGGTGATCGGGGTGCACCAGATCGGGCCACAGCGGCAGCGGACCCGCAGCCAGGCAGAGCAGCTCGCGCCCCGCGGCCGTGACGGCGGTGAGCTGGAGCGTGTCGGGCGTGGCCGTCCAGGCCGCGAGGCCCAGCACGTCCAGCTCGGCCAGCAGCTCGGCTGTGCCCCGGGCGGTCATGGGCCAATTGGAGCGGGTTCAGCTCGGGCCTGCCACAGGAATCGGCGCTGGGAAGCGCCTCCCAAAAACCTCCCTCTGCCCACTCTGGTGAATAGCGGGTGCTCGACGTGAGAGGCGCTTCCCAGCGCGAACGTCATCGTCTAGCTTGCCCCGGCCATGACCTTCCAAGAGCTCGTCCTCACGCTGCAAGGCTACTGGGCCAAGCACGGCTGCATCCTCGCCCAGGGCTACGACCTCGAGGTCGGCGCGGGCACCATGAACCCGCAGACCTTCCTGCGCGTGCTCGGTCCGGAGCCGTGGAGCGTGGCCTACGTGGAGCCCAGCCGCCGCCCCGGCGACGGCCGCTACGGCGAGAACCCCAACCGGCTCTACCAGCACCACCAGTTCCAGGTGATCTTGAAGCCCAACCCGACCAACACCCAGGAGCTCTACCTGGGCTCGCTCAAGGCGATCGGGATGGATCCTTTGGAGCACGACATCCGCTTCGTGGAGGACGACTGGGAGTCGCCCACGCTCGGCGCCTGGGGCCTCGGTTGGGAGGTGTGGTGCGACGGCGGCGAGGTGACGCAGTTCACCTACTTCCAGCAGGCCGGCGGCTACGAGTGCCGGCCCGTCGCGGCCGAGCTGACGTACGGGCTGGAGCGCATCGCCAAGTACCTCCAGAACAAGGAGAGCATCTTCGACGTGGAGTTCACCAAGGGCGTGACCTACGGCGAGATCTTCCACGAGAACGAGTTCGAGATGTCGAAGTACTCGTTCGAGGCCAGCGACCCGAAGATGCTCTTCGAGCTCTTCGGCATGTACGAGGCCGAGACCAAGCGCCTGCTCGAGCTGGGCCTGCCGCTGCCCGCCTACGACTACTGCTTGAAGTGCTCGCACACCTTCAACAACCTCGACGCCCGCGGCGCCATCTCCGTCACCGAGCGCGCCGGCTACATCAAGCGCGTCCGCGACGTGGCCCACGGCTGCGCCGACGGCTACCTGAAGTCGCGCCGCAAGCTGGGCTACCCGCTGCTGGGCGCGAAGGGCAAGGAGATCGCCGCGGCGGAGAACGCGGCCATCGCGGCCGCTGACGCAGCGAAGGCGGAGAAGGCAGCCAAGGCCGCGGCCAAGGCGCAGGCGTCGAAGGAGAAGCGCTAGATGGCCACCAAGGACCTGATTCTGGAGCTGGGCAGCGAGGAGATCCCCGCCTCGTTCGTGGTGCCCGCGCTGGCCGACATGGAGAACTCGCTGGCCGCGAGCCTGTCCGAGGCGCGGCTCTCGACGGGCGCGATGCGCGCGTACGGCACGCCGCGCCGGCTGACCATCATCATCAAGGACGTGGCCGAGCAGCAGGCGGACATGACCGAAGAGGTCGTCGGGCCGCCGTCGAAGGTGGCGTTCAACGCCGACGGCACGCTCACCCCGGTGGGCGCGAACTTCGCCAAGGGCAAGGGGCTGGATCCGAGCCAGGTGTCGAAGAAGCAGACCGAGAAGGGCGAGTACCTCTACGCGCAGAAGTTCGTGAAGGGCGGCCGCGCGCTCGAGGTGCTGCCTGCGTTGCTGACGAAGGCGATCACCGACATCAAGTTCAAGAAGAGCATGCGCTGGGGCCACCAGGACGTGACCTTCGCGCGGCCGCTGCATTGGATCGTGGCGCTCTTCGGCGAAGAGGTGGTGCCCGTCTCGCACGGCGACGTGAAGAGCGGCCGCACGACGTTCGGCCACCGCTTCCTGAGCCCCGAGCCGATCACCCTGCGCTCGCCGCACGACTACGCGCAGGTGATGGAGAAGGCGCACGTGAACGCGGACGTGGCGAAGCGTCGCCACGACGTGGAGCACGCCGCCCAGGCCGCCGCGCGCAGCGTGAACGGCTTCCTCTTGAAGGACGAGGCGCTGCTCGACACGGTCACGAACCTGGTCGAGTGGCCGAGCGCCGTGCTCGGCGACTTCGACGCGCGCTATCTGGATCTGCCACCCGAGGTGCTCATCTCGGAGATGAAGAGCCACCAGAAGTACTTCTCGGTGGTGGACGCGGCCGGCAAGCTCATGCCGCACTTCGTGGCCATCTCGAATACGCCGGTGAAGGACCCGAAGGTGTCCAAGCGCGGCTACGAGACGGTGCTCCTCTCGCGCCTGGCCGACGCGCGCTTCTTCTTCGACGAGGACCAGAAGCGCAAGCTGCAGGAGCGCGTGGAAGACCTCAAGCGTGTGGTGTTCCAGCAGCAGCTCGGCAGCTCGTACGAGAAGATGGAGCGCTTCCGCACGTTGGCGCTCGAGCTCGCGAAGTCGACGGGCAAGGGCGACGCGGCGACGGTGGAGCGCGCGGCCACGCTCTGCAAGGCCGACCTCGTCACCGGCATGGTGGGCGAGTTCCCCGAGCTCCAGGGCATCGTGGGCCGCGAGTACGCGCGCAAGCAGAACGAGGGCGACGCGGTGGCCGTGGCCATCGACGAGCACTACATGCCCCGCAACGCGGGCGACAAGGTCCCCGCGGGCGACGCCGGCGCGCTCATCGGCATCGCCGATCGGCTCGACTCGGTCGTCGGCCTCATCGGCATCGGCAAGAAGCCCTCCGGCGCGACCGATCCCTTCGGCATCCGCCGCCAGACGCTGGCCATCATCAACATCATCCTGGAGAAGGGCTACCGCCTGAACCTGGGCGACGCGATCGATCGCTCGCTGGCGCTGCTTAACAACAAGGTTAACGATCCCAAGAAGACGCGCGCCGAGGTGCTCGACTACTTCCGCGATCGCCTGAAGAACCTCTGGACCGAGGCGCACCGCGCGGACGTCGTCGAGGCCGTGCTCAGCGCCGGCTTTGGCGATCTCGTGGCTGCGGCGGAGCGGGTGTCGGCGCTCTCGGGGATCGTGGGGCAGGCGGGCTTCGAGCCCCTGGCCATCGCGTTCAAGCGCGTGGTGAACATCGTGCAGAAGCAGGCCTCGGCGGTGCCGGGGGGCGAGGTGGACTCGGCGCTCTTCCAGGACGACGCCGAGCGCGCGCTCTTCAAGGCGTTCCACGGCGCGCGCGCGAAGGTGGATGAGTCCATCAAGAGCAACGATTTCGCGGGTGCGCTGAAGGAGATCACCGGGCTCAAGCCGGCCGTGGACACCTTCTTCGACAAGGTGCTCGTGATGGCCGAGGACGCCCGCGTGCGCGACAACCGCGTGCGGCTGCTGCGCGAGATCGGCGCCATGTTCGGGCGCATCGCGGACTTCAGCCAGATCCAGGCGGGCGAGAAGGCCTAGAGACTCCCGAGCTCGCTCTGCAGTTGCTGGATCTGCGCGTCTCCCGGCGCGAGCTGCAGCGCGTGCTTCAACGCGTGCTTGCTCGCGTCGGTCTTCCCCGCGGCGAGCTGCGCGCGCGCCAGCCACGCCCAAGCCACCGCGCTCTCTTGCAGCTCCGCCGCGCGCTCGAACCGCTCCGCCGCGCCCGCGTAGTCGCGATCGCCGAAGCGGTGCAGCCCTTGCCCGAAGACGTAGAGCGGATCGTCCTCGGCGACCTCGCGGCCGCGCGCCTCGAGCGCCTGCGCCTCCACGCCGTCGCCGAGCTGCAGCGCCACGCTCATGGCGTTCGTGTACAGCGGCGCGTAGCGCGGGAACTGCTCCAGCGCCGCGTTCAAGACCTCGCGCGCCTCCGGCGCCTGCCGATTCCGCGAGAGCGCGACGGCGAGATTGTTCGCGAGCTCCGGCAGCGACGGCTCCTGCTCGGCCAGGAAGCGCAGGATGCGCTCGGCCAGGTGCGCGCGGCCCTCGAGGAGCTGCTGCACCGCGAGGTTGCTGTTGAAGAGCGCGGCCGCCTCGGCGTCGCCGAGCTCGCGGTAGGCGTAGAGGGTGTGCGCGTCGGGCGTGCGCGCGAAGTCGATGATGTCGTTGTCGGGGAAGGTGCCCAGCTCCGCCGCCACGTGCGAGGAGACGAGGTAGCTGCCGTCCCTCTCCTGGAAGCGGCCCACCTCACGCACGTACACGTAGTGAACTTGGAGTCCCACGGCGCGCGAGAGCGCGATGAAGAGGTTCGTGAACGCGAAGCAGTCGCCGCGCTTGGCTTCGAAGGCTTCACCCGCAGTGAAGGTCTCGCTCGCGTACTCGAAGTTGCCCTGGTGGTTCTCCATCCAGCGCAGCACCCGGTGCGCGCGCGACTCGGGCCGGCCGTCGCGTCCGACTTCTTCGACCACCTGCGCGATCACATCCGGCGGCAGCTCGAGCGGATCGCGCAGCGGAATGCCCTGCGCGAGCCCCGCTTCCTGGAGCGCGTCGCTGGAGGTGTCGGCGCGGACCGCCAGCCGCTGCCCCGCGCAGCCCACCAGCGCGACTGCCGCCAGCGTGAAAGGAAAGCGAAGCATGCAAAGCCTCCCTTCTCCTCGACGAAGATCGTACCGCTTCACTCCCAGTCGCTGTCGACCCCACGTCTCGCCACATCGGCTCTGGCGTGACGAAGATCCGAACACCGCGGGAGCCGGTCAGGTTCGCGCTACGCTTGTGGGCGGAGGTGCCCATGACGCGCGCGCTCACGTTGGCATTGACGATCGTCGTTGCGGGCTGCGGTTCGTCGTCGGGCGGCTCGAGCGCGTCGGGCTCGACCACCGGCGGCATCCACGGCAACGGCACGACGACCAGCTCGACGACCGCAGGCGCGACCACGACAGCCGGCGCGGGCACGACCAGCACGGGCACGACGACGTCGACGGCCACGGGCACGACGAGCGCCACCTCGACGGCCACGGGCACCACGAGCGCCACCTCGACGAGCACGGGCACGACCAGCAGCGGCACCACCGGCAGCGGCTGCATCACCGACGAGCTCGCGCAGGCCACGGGCAAGTCGCACCTGCTGATGGGCGCGTCGATGAGCGACACCACGGCCGCCGCGGCGCCGTATGACCTGCGCTACCTCTACATCTCCGGCGGTTTCCCCGACGGCACCGGCCCGTGCGCGAGCTGCGCCTCGGGCTGCGCGACCAATGGCCAGTCGTGCGCGAACAGCGCGGGCGGCTGCGGCTGGTGGGGCTGCTGGCAGTGGGACCACGATCCGCCCGGAAAGTACGCAAGCGGCTTCGTGGGCACAGCCCAAGGCGACCACCAGATCCCGATGTTCACCTACTACGAGATCCTCCAGGCGAGCGGCGTGAACGAGGGCCCCGACGAGGTGAACATCGCTGCCAACGACACCGCGTTCATGACCCGCTACTTCAACGACTGGCGCTTCCTCCTGCAGCAGATCGGCAGCAACCAGGCCTTCCTGCACATCGAGCCCGACTTCTGGGGCTACGCCGGCCAGATCAACCTGGATCCCACGCAGATCACCGCTTCTGTCGCGAGCGCGAACCCCACCGACTGCGCGAGCTCCCCCAACACCATCGCCGGCTTGGGCCAGTGCATGATCCACATGGTCCGCATCTACGCGCCGAACGCGCTGGTGGGCCTGCACGGCTCCGCATGGGGCACCAACATGGACGTGCTCGGCAACACCGATCCCAACTTCGACGTGGTCGGCGAGGCGAACAAGCTCGGCGACTTCTTGAGGGCCGCGGGCGCGGATACGGGCGACTTCGTGGTCGTCGACGCCTCGGATCGCGACGCCGCCTGGTACACGACCCAGGGCCGCAACACCTGGTGG is drawn from Deltaproteobacteria bacterium and contains these coding sequences:
- a CDS encoding tetratricopeptide repeat protein, which produces MLRFPFTLAAVALVGCAGQRLAVRADTSSDALQEAGLAQGIPLRDPLELPPDVIAQVVEEVGRDGRPESRAHRVLRWMENHQGNFEYASETFTAGEAFEAKRGDCFAFTNLFIALSRAVGLQVHYVYVREVGRFQERDGSYLVSSHVAAELGTFPDNDIIDFARTPDAHTLYAYRELGDAEAAALFNSNLAVQQLLEGRAHLAERILRFLAEQEPSLPELANNLAVALSRNRQAPEAREVLNAALEQFPRYAPLYTNAMSVALQLGDGVEAQALEARGREVAEDDPLYVFGQGLHRFGDRDYAGAAERFERAAELQESAVAWAWLARAQLAAGKTDASKHALKHALQLAPGDAQIQQLQSELGSL
- the glyQ gene encoding glycine--tRNA ligase subunit alpha; its protein translation is MTFQELVLTLQGYWAKHGCILAQGYDLEVGAGTMNPQTFLRVLGPEPWSVAYVEPSRRPGDGRYGENPNRLYQHHQFQVILKPNPTNTQELYLGSLKAIGMDPLEHDIRFVEDDWESPTLGAWGLGWEVWCDGGEVTQFTYFQQAGGYECRPVAAELTYGLERIAKYLQNKESIFDVEFTKGVTYGEIFHENEFEMSKYSFEASDPKMLFELFGMYEAETKRLLELGLPLPAYDYCLKCSHTFNNLDARGAISVTERAGYIKRVRDVAHGCADGYLKSRRKLGYPLLGAKGKEIAAAENAAIAAADAAKAEKAAKAAAKAQASKEKR
- a CDS encoding glycine--tRNA ligase subunit beta, yielding MATKDLILELGSEEIPASFVVPALADMENSLAASLSEARLSTGAMRAYGTPRRLTIIIKDVAEQQADMTEEVVGPPSKVAFNADGTLTPVGANFAKGKGLDPSQVSKKQTEKGEYLYAQKFVKGGRALEVLPALLTKAITDIKFKKSMRWGHQDVTFARPLHWIVALFGEEVVPVSHGDVKSGRTTFGHRFLSPEPITLRSPHDYAQVMEKAHVNADVAKRRHDVEHAAQAAARSVNGFLLKDEALLDTVTNLVEWPSAVLGDFDARYLDLPPEVLISEMKSHQKYFSVVDAAGKLMPHFVAISNTPVKDPKVSKRGYETVLLSRLADARFFFDEDQKRKLQERVEDLKRVVFQQQLGSSYEKMERFRTLALELAKSTGKGDAATVERAATLCKADLVTGMVGEFPELQGIVGREYARKQNEGDAVAVAIDEHYMPRNAGDKVPAGDAGALIGIADRLDSVVGLIGIGKKPSGATDPFGIRRQTLAIINIILEKGYRLNLGDAIDRSLALLNNKVNDPKKTRAEVLDYFRDRLKNLWTEAHRADVVEAVLSAGFGDLVAAAERVSALSGIVGQAGFEPLAIAFKRVVNIVQKQASAVPGGEVDSALFQDDAERALFKAFHGARAKVDESIKSNDFAGALKEITGLKPAVDTFFDKVLVMAEDARVRDNRVRLLREIGAMFGRIADFSQIQAGEKA